From a region of the Mercurialis annua linkage group LG1-X, ddMerAnnu1.2, whole genome shotgun sequence genome:
- the LOC126664953 gene encoding E3 ubiquitin-protein ligase RMA1H1-like translates to MDFEQYFAREWKSVSSAAPGSENFSGCFDCNICFEFAHEPVVTLCGHLYCWPCIYKWLHVQSTSLASDEHPQCPVCKADISHTTMVPLYGRGQAPAEAEIEIKGASRGMAIPPRPSACGALALVSTAPHAGQQLAYRNPYQNQNFTSDPYSSFQDGTPSPLVNLTGSPHPFAAMLGEMVYARVFGNSESLYAYRNSYHLMGSNSPRLRRQEMQADKSLNRISIFLFCCFLLCLIVF, encoded by the coding sequence ATGGACTTCGAGCAATATTTTGCCCGAGAATGGAAATCAGTTTCGAGTGCAGCACCTGGCTCAGAAAATTTCAGTGGTTGCTTTGACTGCAATATCTGCTTTGAATTTGCACACGAGCCAGTAGTCACTCTTTGCGGCCACCTGTACTGCTGGCCTTGCATCTACAAATGGCTTCACGTCCAGAGCACTTCGCTTGCATCCGATGAGCACCCACAGTGTCCAGTCTGCAAAGCTGACATATCCCACACCACCATGGTTCCACTCTATGGCCGTGGCCAAGCCCCAGCTGAAGCCGAGATTGAAATCAAGGGGGCCTCTCGAGGCATGGCCATACCGCCTAGACCATCAGCTTGCGGTGCTCTAGCATTGGTATCGACAGCACCTCATGCCGGTCAGCAACTCGCATACCGTAACCcctatcaaaatcaaaattttacttCCGATCCATACAGCAGTTTTCAAGACGGTACTCCGTCGCCTTTAGTTAACCTAACCGGTTCCCCTCACCCATTTGCTGCTATGCTCGGGGAGATGGTTTACGCAAGGGTTTTCGGCAACTCTGAGAGCTTATATGCCTATCGAAACTCGTATCATCTAATGGGAAGCAATAGCCCTCGGTTGAGACGGCAGGAGATGCAGGCAGATAAGTCATTGAACAGAATCTCAATTTTTCTCTTCTGCTGTTTCCTTCTATGCCTGATCGTATTCTGA